Proteins encoded within one genomic window of Xylophilus sp. GOD-11R:
- a CDS encoding GNAT family N-acetyltransferase has product MHTIRSARDTDLAAITAIYGHYVLNSTASFETEAPTVADMTARRAEVLSRGLPYLVLEDAAGGVAGYAYCNWFKPRPAYRFSAENSIYLAPTAVGGGRGRALLDALCTAATEAGVRQMIAVIGGSDNHASIRLHRAAGFGDAGFFKASGWKFGRWLDVVLMQKALGAGDGSAPE; this is encoded by the coding sequence ATGCACACCATACGTTCCGCACGCGACACCGATCTGGCCGCGATCACGGCCATCTACGGGCACTACGTGCTTAACAGCACTGCCAGTTTCGAGACCGAGGCGCCGACCGTCGCCGACATGACCGCCCGCCGCGCCGAAGTGCTGTCGCGCGGCCTGCCCTACCTGGTGCTGGAAGACGCCGCCGGCGGCGTGGCCGGCTACGCCTACTGCAACTGGTTCAAGCCGCGGCCGGCCTACCGTTTTTCGGCCGAGAACTCGATCTACCTGGCGCCCACGGCCGTGGGCGGCGGACGCGGGCGCGCCCTGCTCGATGCGCTCTGCACCGCGGCGACCGAAGCCGGCGTGCGGCAGATGATCGCGGTCATCGGAGGCTCCGACAACCACGCCTCGATCCGGCTGCACCGCGCGGCGGGTTTCGGCGACGCCGGTTTCTTCAAGGCCAGTGGCTGGAAGTTCGGGCGCTGGCTCGACGTGGTGCTGATGCAGAAGGCGCTTGGCGCCGGCGATGGCAGCGCGCCCGAATGA
- a CDS encoding branched-chain amino acid ABC transporter permease, protein MDILLQQVINGLVLGSVYALVALGYTMVYGIINLINFAHGEVLMVGALTSWSMIGLMQEAMPWAPGWLVLLLSVLIACVVAAALNFVIEKIAYRPLRNAPKLATLITAIGVSLLLQTLAMIVWKPNVKVYPTLLPSQPFALGGAVITPTQVVILALTAISLAVLMWLVHFTRLGRAMRATAENPRVAALMGVKPDLVISATFVIGAVLAAIAGVMYAANYGTAQHTMGFLPGLKAFTAAVFGGIGNLGGAVLGGILLGLIESIGSGYIGALTGGVLGSNYADIFAFVVLIVILTLRPSGLLGERVADRA, encoded by the coding sequence ATGGACATCCTGCTCCAGCAGGTCATCAACGGACTGGTGCTCGGCAGCGTCTATGCCCTGGTCGCCCTGGGCTACACCATGGTGTACGGCATCATCAACCTGATCAACTTCGCCCATGGCGAGGTGCTGATGGTCGGCGCGCTGACCAGCTGGAGCATGATCGGTCTCATGCAGGAGGCCATGCCCTGGGCACCCGGCTGGCTGGTGCTGCTGCTATCGGTGCTGATCGCCTGCGTCGTGGCGGCGGCACTCAATTTCGTGATCGAGAAGATCGCCTACCGACCGTTGCGCAACGCGCCCAAGCTGGCCACGCTGATCACCGCCATCGGCGTGTCGCTGCTGCTGCAGACGCTGGCCATGATCGTGTGGAAGCCCAACGTCAAGGTCTATCCGACGCTGCTGCCGAGCCAGCCTTTCGCCCTGGGCGGGGCGGTCATCACGCCGACGCAGGTGGTGATCCTGGCGCTGACGGCCATCTCGCTGGCGGTGCTGATGTGGCTGGTGCATTTCACCCGTCTGGGCCGCGCGATGCGCGCCACCGCCGAGAATCCGCGCGTCGCCGCGCTGATGGGCGTGAAGCCCGATCTCGTGATTTCCGCCACTTTCGTGATCGGCGCGGTGCTCGCCGCCATCGCCGGCGTGATGTACGCGGCCAACTACGGCACTGCGCAACACACCATGGGCTTTTTGCCCGGTCTCAAGGCCTTCACCGCGGCGGTGTTCGGCGGCATCGGCAACCTGGGCGGCGCGGTGCTGGGCGGCATCCTGCTGGGGTTGATCGAGTCGATCGGGTCGGGCTACATCGGCGCGCTGACCGGTGGCGTGCTGGGCAGCAACTATGCCGACATCTTCGCCTTCGTCGTGCTGATCGTGATCCTGACGCTACGGCCCTCGGGCCTGCTCGGTGAACGTGTCGCCGACCGCGCCTGA
- the rpsP gene encoding 30S ribosomal protein S16 translates to MVVIRLSRGGSKGRPFFNIVVSDKRVRRDGRFIERVGFYNPSARGAEESLRVAQDRVSYWVGVGAQVSPTVERLLRTSQKALAAAPVAA, encoded by the coding sequence ATGGTCGTCATTCGACTCTCCCGCGGCGGCTCCAAGGGCCGTCCGTTCTTCAACATCGTCGTTTCCGACAAGCGCGTGCGTCGCGATGGTCGGTTCATCGAGCGCGTGGGTTTCTACAACCCCAGCGCCCGTGGTGCCGAAGAAAGCCTGCGTGTCGCACAAGACCGCGTGAGCTACTGGGTCGGCGTTGGCGCGCAAGTCTCGCCGACCGTCGAACGCCTGCTGCGCACGTCGCAAAAGGCCCTGGCCGCCGCTCCGGTCGCAGCCTGA
- a CDS encoding alpha/beta hydrolase, producing the protein MATFILVHGAWRGAWSYSETHAVLKSAGHAVFTPTMSGLGERFHAKRTHITLETHILDICEVIDREKLNDVILCGHCYGGMVITGVEDRMPQRIRSLVYIDAFVPAHWQSVSSILHLHANAQPHSPFTQLVRKTAVATESGLVPPMPAAGCHASAEYRDWIDDRCVPQSVATFEMPIILSGRSQLRPKAYFLAENWPDNPFKIFAEKFERQSDWKVKRFPCGHDIMVEMPHQLAHELCQFAEAGPLTSNDLADPPG; encoded by the coding sequence ATGGCCACATTCATTCTCGTTCACGGCGCCTGGCGTGGCGCCTGGAGTTATTCAGAAACCCACGCCGTTCTAAAATCTGCGGGCCACGCCGTATTTACTCCTACGATGAGCGGGCTCGGAGAACGCTTTCATGCGAAGCGCACACATATCACCCTGGAGACTCACATACTCGACATTTGCGAGGTGATCGACCGCGAGAAACTGAACGACGTCATCCTCTGCGGCCATTGCTACGGCGGAATGGTGATTACCGGTGTAGAAGACCGCATGCCGCAAAGGATCAGGTCGCTCGTCTATATCGACGCATTCGTACCGGCGCATTGGCAGTCGGTCAGCAGCATCCTGCACCTGCATGCCAACGCGCAGCCACACAGCCCATTTACACAGCTAGTGCGAAAAACCGCTGTGGCTACCGAGAGCGGCCTCGTACCGCCCATGCCTGCTGCCGGATGCCATGCATCAGCTGAATACCGCGACTGGATCGACGATCGATGCGTGCCACAGTCGGTCGCCACGTTTGAAATGCCGATCATCCTGTCAGGACGATCGCAATTACGACCGAAGGCATATTTTCTAGCCGAAAACTGGCCAGACAATCCCTTCAAGATCTTCGCCGAAAAATTCGAACGTCAATCGGATTGGAAGGTGAAGCGTTTTCCGTGCGGTCACGACATCATGGTGGAAATGCCCCACCAACTTGCCCACGAACTGTGTCAGTTCGCCGAGGCGGGCCCACTCACATCGAACGATCTGGCCGACCCGCCCGGCTAG
- a CDS encoding ABC transporter ATP-binding protein has protein sequence MSGTPTRDDVVLDVQGIGKRFGGLQALADVGMRIRRGQVYGLIGPNGAGKTTFFNVITGLYTPDSGSFALNGQPYRPSAVHEVARAGIARTFQNIRLFADMTALENVMVGRHIRSRSGLWGAMLRTPGFKAEEAAIRERARELLQYVGIARFADVRARTLSYGDQRRLEIARALATEPQLIALDEPAAGMNGTEKVQLRALIDRIRTDGRTVLLIEHDVKLVMGLCDRVTVLDYGRQIAEGTPAEVQRNEKVIEAYLGAGTH, from the coding sequence ATGAGCGGCACGCCGACGCGAGACGACGTGGTGCTCGACGTGCAAGGCATCGGCAAGCGTTTCGGCGGCCTGCAGGCGCTGGCCGATGTCGGCATGCGCATCCGCCGCGGCCAGGTCTACGGTCTCATCGGGCCCAATGGCGCGGGTAAGACGACCTTCTTCAACGTGATCACCGGCCTGTACACGCCCGACAGCGGCAGCTTCGCGCTGAACGGCCAGCCCTATCGGCCGAGTGCGGTGCACGAGGTGGCGAGGGCCGGTATCGCGCGTACCTTCCAGAACATCCGCCTGTTCGCGGACATGACCGCGCTGGAGAACGTGATGGTCGGCCGCCATATCCGCAGCCGCTCCGGGCTGTGGGGCGCGATGCTGCGCACGCCGGGCTTCAAGGCGGAAGAGGCGGCTATCCGGGAGAGGGCGCGCGAGCTGCTGCAGTACGTGGGCATCGCCCGCTTCGCCGACGTGCGGGCGCGCACGCTGTCGTACGGCGACCAGCGCCGCCTGGAGATCGCCCGGGCATTGGCCACCGAGCCCCAGTTGATCGCGCTCGACGAGCCGGCCGCCGGCATGAACGGGACCGAGAAGGTGCAGCTGCGCGCCCTGATCGACCGCATCCGCACCGACGGCCGCACCGTGCTGCTGATCGAGCATGACGTGAAGCTGGTGATGGGCCTGTGCGACCGGGTCACGGTGCTCGACTACGGTCGCCAGATCGCCGAAGGCACGCCCGCCGAGGTGCAGCGCAACGAAAAAGTGATCGAGGCCTACCTCGGCGCGGGAACCCACTGA
- a CDS encoding ABC transporter ATP-binding protein, with the protein MQDQSKTQTLLEVRGLRVAYGGIQAVKGVDFVVNEGELVSLIGSNGAGKTTTMKAITGMLPVSGGEVRYRGHSLGGKGAWDLVREGLAMVPEGRGVFARMTIVENLQMGAYVRTDKAGIAADIDRVFATFPRLKERRAQLAGTMSGGEQQMLAMGRALMSRPRLLLLDEPSMGLSPIMVDKIFEVIQEVAAQGTTILLVEQNASRALQIADRAYVMESGLVTMQGEARAMLSDPKVRAAYLGE; encoded by the coding sequence ATGCAAGACCAGAGCAAGACACAAACCCTGCTGGAAGTCCGTGGCCTGCGGGTCGCCTACGGCGGTATCCAGGCGGTGAAAGGGGTGGACTTCGTGGTGAACGAGGGCGAGCTGGTGTCCCTCATCGGATCGAACGGTGCCGGCAAGACGACGACCATGAAGGCGATCACCGGCATGCTGCCCGTCTCCGGCGGCGAGGTGCGCTACCGCGGCCACAGCCTGGGCGGCAAGGGCGCCTGGGACCTGGTGCGCGAGGGCCTGGCCATGGTGCCGGAAGGGCGCGGCGTGTTCGCGCGTATGACCATCGTCGAGAACCTGCAGATGGGCGCCTACGTGCGCACCGACAAGGCCGGCATCGCCGCCGACATCGACCGTGTCTTCGCGACCTTTCCGCGTCTGAAGGAGCGGCGCGCCCAGCTCGCCGGCACCATGAGCGGCGGCGAGCAGCAGATGCTGGCGATGGGCCGCGCGCTCATGAGCCGGCCGCGGCTGCTGCTGCTCGACGAGCCTTCGATGGGGCTGTCGCCAATCATGGTCGACAAGATCTTCGAGGTAATCCAGGAGGTCGCGGCCCAGGGCACCACCATCCTGCTGGTGGAGCAGAACGCCAGCCGCGCGCTGCAGATCGCCGACCGTGCCTACGTCATGGAGTCCGGCCTGGTCACCATGCAGGGCGAGGCCCGGGCGATGCTGAGCGATCCGAAGGTGCGAGCAGCCTACCTCGGCGAGTAG
- a CDS encoding ABC transporter permease subunit codes for MNNPFVPGAPRAARIAAWLVAALLLLALPHGLQYFGNAWVRIADLALLYVMLALGLNIVVGYAGLLDLGYVAFYAVGAYLFALLASPHLSENFAAIGAAFPDGVHLSLWLVIPLAALVAALAGALLGAPTLKLRGDYLAIVTLGFGEIVRIFMNNLDRPVNLTNGPKGIGQIDSVKFFGLDLGKRLSVTDDYDIPAVTLYYYLFLALVIVSIVICSRLQDSRIGRAWMAIREDEIAAKAMGLNTRNLKLLAFAMGASFGGVSGAMFGAFQGFVSPESFSLMESVMIVAMVVLGGIGHIPGVVLGAVLLSSLPEVLRYVAGPLQQMTDGRLDASILRQLLIALAMIVVMLLRPRGLWPAPDHGRVLEEKV; via the coding sequence ATGAACAACCCCTTCGTACCCGGCGCGCCGCGCGCCGCACGCATCGCCGCCTGGCTGGTCGCGGCGCTGCTGTTGCTGGCCCTGCCGCACGGCCTGCAGTATTTTGGCAATGCCTGGGTCCGCATCGCAGACCTGGCCTTGCTCTACGTGATGCTGGCCCTGGGCCTGAACATCGTGGTGGGCTATGCCGGCCTGCTCGACCTGGGCTATGTCGCCTTCTACGCGGTCGGCGCCTATCTGTTCGCGCTGCTGGCGTCGCCGCATCTCAGCGAGAACTTCGCGGCCATCGGCGCGGCGTTTCCCGATGGCGTGCACCTTTCGCTGTGGCTGGTGATTCCGCTGGCGGCGCTGGTCGCGGCGCTGGCCGGAGCCTTGCTGGGCGCGCCCACGCTCAAGCTGCGCGGCGACTACCTGGCCATCGTCACGCTCGGTTTCGGCGAGATCGTGCGGATCTTCATGAACAACCTGGACCGGCCGGTGAACCTTACCAACGGTCCCAAGGGCATCGGGCAGATCGACTCGGTGAAGTTCTTCGGCCTCGACCTGGGCAAGCGGCTGTCGGTGACCGACGACTACGACATCCCGGCGGTCACGCTCTACTACTACCTGTTCCTGGCGCTGGTCATTGTCAGCATCGTGATCTGCTCACGCCTGCAGGATTCGCGCATCGGCCGCGCCTGGATGGCGATCCGCGAGGACGAGATCGCCGCCAAGGCCATGGGCCTGAACACCCGCAACCTCAAGCTGCTGGCCTTCGCCATGGGAGCGAGCTTCGGCGGTGTGTCGGGCGCCATGTTCGGCGCCTTCCAGGGTTTCGTGTCGCCTGAGTCCTTCAGCCTGATGGAGTCGGTGATGATCGTCGCGATGGTGGTGCTCGGCGGCATCGGCCACATTCCGGGCGTGGTGCTCGGCGCGGTGCTGCTGTCGTCGCTGCCGGAAGTGTTGCGCTACGTGGCCGGGCCCTTGCAGCAGATGACCGACGGCCGGCTCGACGCTTCCATCCTGCGGCAGCTGCTGATCGCGCTGGCGATGATCGTGGTGATGCTGCTGCGCCCGCGCGGCCTGTGGCCTGCGCCCGACCACGGCCGCGTGCTGGAGGAAAAGGTATGA
- a CDS encoding inorganic phosphate transporter, with amino-acid sequence MATVQVALWAVVLLVVLALVFDFMNGFHDAANSIATVVSTGVLKPAQAVAFAAFFNLVAIGVFHLSVAATVGKGIAEPGVVDIHVVFGALVGAITWNVITWLYGIPSSSSHALIGGIVGAVMAKAGAGALVFAGIWRTVLFIFVSPLLGFLLGSLMMVAVAWIFRRSTPSRVDRWFRRLQLVSAGAYSLGHGGNDAQKTIGIIWMLLIATGHAAASDASPPTWTIVSCYTAIALGTMFGGWRIVKTMGQKITKLKPVGGFCAETGGAITLFLATLLGIPVSTTHTITGAIVGVGSTQRASAVRWGVAGNIVWAWVLTIPAAAIVAAIAYAISTWLF; translated from the coding sequence ATGGCAACGGTGCAGGTAGCGCTGTGGGCGGTCGTACTGCTGGTGGTCCTGGCCCTGGTGTTCGACTTCATGAACGGCTTTCACGACGCGGCGAATTCGATCGCGACGGTGGTGTCGACCGGCGTGCTCAAGCCGGCGCAGGCGGTGGCGTTCGCCGCCTTCTTCAATCTGGTCGCGATCGGTGTGTTCCACCTGAGCGTGGCTGCGACCGTCGGCAAGGGCATTGCGGAGCCGGGCGTGGTGGACATCCACGTGGTGTTCGGGGCGCTGGTGGGGGCGATCACCTGGAACGTGATCACCTGGCTGTACGGCATCCCGAGCAGCTCGTCGCATGCGCTGATCGGCGGCATCGTCGGCGCGGTGATGGCCAAGGCCGGCGCTGGCGCGCTGGTGTTCGCGGGCATCTGGCGCACGGTGTTGTTCATCTTCGTGTCGCCGCTGCTGGGCTTTCTGCTCGGCTCGCTGATGATGGTGGCAGTGGCGTGGATCTTCCGGCGCTCCACGCCGTCGCGGGTCGATCGGTGGTTCCGCCGGCTGCAGCTGGTGTCCGCCGGGGCGTACAGCCTGGGCCACGGCGGCAACGATGCGCAGAAGACCATCGGCATCATCTGGATGCTGCTGATCGCCACCGGCCACGCGGCTGCCAGCGATGCCAGCCCGCCGACCTGGACCATCGTCAGCTGCTACACCGCGATCGCGCTCGGCACCATGTTCGGCGGCTGGCGCATCGTGAAGACCATGGGGCAGAAGATCACCAAGCTCAAGCCGGTGGGCGGCTTCTGTGCCGAGACGGGCGGGGCGATCACGCTGTTCCTGGCGACGCTGCTGGGCATTCCGGTGTCGACCACCCACACCATCACCGGCGCCATCGTCGGGGTGGGTTCCACGCAGCGGGCCAGTGCGGTGCGCTGGGGCGTGGCGGGCAACATCGTTTGGGCCTGGGTGCTGACGATTCCGGCGGCCGCCATCGTCGCGGCGATCGCCTACGCGATCAGCACCTGGCTGTTCTGA
- a CDS encoding replication-associated recombination protein A: MAKLSPAVPPVSPTVQNINQPLAERLRPRTLSEVIGQQHLLGEGLPLRIAFESGRPHSCILWGPPGVGKTTIARLMADAFDAQFISISAVLGGVKDIREAVERAQVARDGLMAQSTIVFVDEVHRFNKSQQDAFLPHVESGLFTFIGATTENPSFEVNSALLSRAAVYVLQPLTEDDLRQIVARAQAIQAVPAIESSAEDRLVAYADGDARRLLNTLETLAVAAQSEKRTTIDDAWLLRVLGERMRRYDKGGEQFYDTISALHKSVRGSDPDASLYWFMRMLDGGADPRYMARRLVRMASEDIGLADPRALRLALDAAEVYERLGTPEGELALAQCVIYLAMAPKSNAVYAAYNAAKAWIKKDGTRPVPMHLRNAPTKLMKELDYGKGYRYAHDEADGFAAGERYLPDGMAEPGFYQPVPRGLELRIGEKLQELRARNAQAAPDA; encoded by the coding sequence ATGGCAAAACTTTCCCCCGCCGTGCCACCCGTTTCTCCTACCGTGCAAAACATCAATCAACCGCTGGCCGAGCGGCTCCGTCCCCGCACACTGTCCGAAGTGATCGGCCAGCAGCACCTGCTCGGCGAGGGGCTTCCGCTGCGCATCGCCTTCGAATCCGGGCGTCCGCATTCCTGCATCCTCTGGGGCCCGCCAGGCGTCGGCAAGACGACCATCGCGCGACTGATGGCCGACGCGTTCGATGCCCAATTCATTTCCATCAGCGCCGTGCTTGGCGGCGTCAAGGACATCCGTGAAGCGGTGGAGCGCGCACAGGTCGCACGCGACGGCCTGATGGCGCAGAGCACCATCGTCTTCGTCGACGAAGTGCACCGGTTCAACAAGAGCCAGCAGGACGCGTTTTTGCCGCACGTCGAATCGGGCCTGTTCACCTTCATCGGTGCCACCACCGAGAACCCGTCGTTCGAGGTCAACTCGGCGCTGTTGTCGCGCGCTGCCGTCTATGTGCTGCAGCCGCTGACAGAAGACGACTTGCGGCAGATCGTCGCGCGTGCGCAGGCCATCCAGGCCGTGCCGGCGATCGAGTCGAGCGCCGAAGACCGCCTCGTCGCCTATGCCGACGGCGATGCCCGTCGGCTGCTCAACACGCTCGAAACCCTCGCCGTGGCCGCGCAGAGCGAGAAGCGCACGACGATCGACGACGCCTGGCTGCTGCGCGTGCTCGGCGAGCGCATGCGGCGCTACGACAAGGGCGGCGAGCAGTTCTACGACACCATCAGCGCGCTGCACAAGTCGGTTCGCGGCTCCGATCCGGACGCCTCGCTCTACTGGTTCATGCGCATGCTCGACGGCGGCGCCGATCCGCGCTACATGGCACGTCGGCTGGTTCGCATGGCCAGCGAGGACATCGGCTTGGCCGACCCGCGCGCGCTACGGCTGGCGCTCGATGCCGCCGAGGTCTACGAGCGCCTGGGCACGCCCGAGGGCGAACTCGCGTTGGCCCAGTGCGTGATCTACCTGGCGATGGCGCCCAAGTCGAACGCGGTCTATGCCGCCTACAACGCGGCCAAGGCCTGGATCAAGAAGGACGGCACGCGGCCCGTGCCGATGCATCTGCGCAATGCGCCGACCAAGCTGATGAAGGAGCTCGATTACGGCAAGGGCTACCGCTACGCCCATGACGAGGCCGACGGCTTCGCGGCCGGCGAACGTTATCTGCCCGACGGCATGGCCGAGCCGGGTTTCTACCAGCCGGTGCCGCGTGGCCTGGAGTTGAGGATCGGCGAGAAGCTCCAGGAGCTGCGCGCTCGCAACGCGCAGGCCGCGCCCGACGCCTGA
- the rplS gene encoding 50S ribosomal protein L19, translating into MANLIEILEQEEIARLGKTIPSFAPGDTVIVSVNVVEGTRKRVQAFEGVVIAKRNRGLNSGFTVRKMSSGEGVERTFQTYSPLIAGIEVKRRGDVRRAKLYYLRDRSGKSARIKEKLPSRVKVAAAAAV; encoded by the coding sequence ATGGCCAATCTCATCGAAATCCTCGAGCAGGAAGAAATCGCCCGCCTGGGCAAGACCATCCCGTCGTTCGCCCCTGGCGACACCGTGATCGTCAGCGTCAACGTCGTCGAAGGCACCCGCAAGCGCGTGCAGGCATTCGAAGGCGTGGTCATCGCCAAGCGCAACCGTGGCCTCAACAGCGGCTTCACCGTTCGCAAGATGTCCAGCGGCGAAGGCGTCGAGCGCACTTTCCAGACCTACAGCCCGCTGATCGCCGGCATCGAAGTCAAGCGTCGCGGCGATGTCCGTCGCGCCAAGCTGTACTACCTGCGTGACCGTAGCGGCAAGTCGGCTCGTATCAAGGAAAAGCTGCCTTCGCGTGTGAAGGTGGCAGCGGCTGCAGCGGTTTAA
- a CDS encoding CoA pyrophosphatase, giving the protein MLPPPNDPEAQIPLPSLPGFDPRKIPVDAVDSHLPPVAVDRFAPAFLRQRLASQPRWTPDIVRDPVDAARTPRDAAVLIGIVQRANGPTVLLTERTAHLSSHSGQVAFPGGRTDPGDDGPVGTALREAFEEVGLQAEFVEVMGLLPTYGTVSGYIVTPVVALVAPDFKLLPHDFEVADVFEVPLAFLMNPAHHRHHSRAMPDGRRAWLSMPWTDPATGKEHFVWGATAGMIRNLYRLLVTDA; this is encoded by the coding sequence ATGCTGCCGCCACCCAACGACCCCGAGGCCCAGATTCCGCTGCCCAGCCTGCCGGGTTTCGACCCCCGAAAGATTCCGGTCGACGCGGTGGACAGCCATCTCCCGCCCGTTGCCGTAGACCGGTTCGCGCCCGCATTCCTGCGCCAACGACTGGCCAGCCAACCGCGCTGGACGCCGGACATCGTCCGCGATCCGGTCGACGCCGCCCGTACGCCGCGCGATGCGGCGGTGCTGATTGGCATCGTCCAGCGCGCCAACGGCCCGACCGTGCTGCTCACCGAGCGCACCGCCCATTTGTCCAGCCATTCGGGACAGGTGGCGTTCCCCGGAGGCCGCACCGATCCGGGTGACGACGGCCCCGTCGGCACCGCCTTGCGCGAGGCGTTCGAGGAAGTGGGCTTGCAGGCCGAGTTCGTCGAGGTGATGGGCCTGTTGCCAACCTACGGCACCGTTTCGGGCTATATCGTGACCCCGGTGGTCGCCCTGGTCGCGCCGGATTTCAAGCTGCTGCCCCACGATTTCGAGGTGGCCGATGTGTTCGAAGTGCCGTTGGCATTTCTGATGAATCCCGCCCACCACCGCCACCATTCACGCGCGATGCCCGACGGTCGCCGTGCCTGGCTGTCCATGCCGTGGACCGATCCGGCGACCGGCAAGGAACATTTCGTGTGGGGCGCAACGGCGGGGATGATCCGCAATCTGTATCGCCTCCTGGTGACGGATGCCTGA
- a CDS encoding NINE protein — translation MKQLKNKTLATWLAFVGGPFGLHRFYLGGAADTLGWMLPIPTALGLYGLRRAQEFGLDDMWSWILIPLFGCVFAGCSLTAIVYGLTLQPRWNARHNPQAAPDSAAGGTNWLTILAVGSALLVGTGVLMAALAYGFEHYFTYALDHIDAQSR, via the coding sequence ATGAAGCAGCTCAAGAACAAGACGCTCGCGACCTGGCTCGCGTTTGTCGGCGGCCCGTTCGGCCTGCATCGCTTCTACCTCGGCGGGGCGGCCGACACCCTCGGCTGGATGCTGCCGATACCCACCGCTCTCGGTCTGTACGGACTGCGTCGCGCGCAGGAATTCGGGCTGGACGACATGTGGAGCTGGATCCTGATTCCGCTGTTCGGATGCGTCTTCGCGGGCTGTTCGCTCACGGCCATCGTCTACGGTCTGACACTGCAACCCAGGTGGAACGCCCGCCACAACCCGCAGGCCGCACCCGACAGCGCGGCGGGCGGCACCAACTGGCTGACCATCCTGGCGGTGGGCAGTGCCCTGCTGGTGGGCACCGGCGTGCTGATGGCCGCCCTCGCCTACGGATTCGAGCACTACTTCACCTACGCGCTCGACCACATCGACGCCCAGTCCCGCTGA
- a CDS encoding DUF47 domain-containing protein: MLFGKLLPREGNFFEMFNLHAQKTVDAAHAFSRMVASYNDVALRDKYAREVDEAERAADRVTHDVNRAIHKTFITPIDREQIHSLINTMDDVADLFQDSAETMALYDVRTMTEEITRLTGLSVKCCERLQEAVQLLDKIADPGTAEAALKTCEEIDRLESDADHVMRSAMSKLFREEPDVRELIKLKAIYELLESITDKCEDVANLIEGIVLENS; encoded by the coding sequence ATGTTGTTTGGCAAGCTGTTGCCGCGTGAAGGCAACTTTTTCGAGATGTTCAATTTGCATGCGCAGAAGACGGTCGATGCCGCGCATGCCTTTTCACGGATGGTCGCCAGCTACAACGACGTGGCCCTGCGCGATAAATACGCTCGCGAAGTCGACGAGGCCGAACGGGCCGCCGATCGTGTCACCCACGACGTGAACCGCGCGATCCACAAGACCTTCATCACCCCGATCGACCGCGAGCAGATCCATTCGCTGATCAACACCATGGACGACGTCGCCGACCTGTTCCAGGACTCGGCCGAGACGATGGCGCTCTACGACGTGCGCACCATGACCGAGGAAATCACGCGCCTCACCGGTCTGAGCGTGAAGTGCTGCGAACGGCTGCAGGAAGCCGTGCAGCTGCTCGACAAGATCGCCGACCCCGGCACCGCCGAGGCAGCGCTCAAGACCTGCGAGGAAATCGACCGCCTGGAGTCCGATGCCGACCACGTCATGCGCTCGGCCATGAGCAAGCTGTTTCGCGAGGAGCCGGACGTGCGCGAGCTGATCAAGCTCAAGGCGATCTACGAGCTGCTCGAGAGCATCACCGACAAGTGCGAGGACGTCGCCAACCTGATCGAGGGCATCGTCCTCGAGAACTCCTGA
- the rimM gene encoding ribosome maturation factor RimM (Essential for efficient processing of 16S rRNA), with translation MLPGLEAAELPADAVEVGRIADAWGIKGWFRVLPYSATPEALFSSKRWFIQSPTTAGPMAGKVFRLAIVQSKDHSDSIVATAQDVPDRNAAEALKGAKVFVARSSFPSTAEDEYYWVDLIGLAVVNREGEAMGVVRELMSTGPQTVLVLDFEADGKPQERMIPFVSAYVDKVDLPGRVITVDWQADY, from the coding sequence ATGCTCCCCGGACTCGAAGCTGCCGAACTGCCCGCCGACGCCGTCGAAGTGGGGCGCATCGCCGATGCCTGGGGCATCAAGGGCTGGTTCCGCGTGCTGCCGTACAGCGCCACCCCGGAAGCCCTGTTCTCCTCCAAGCGCTGGTTCATCCAGTCGCCGACCACGGCGGGGCCGATGGCTGGCAAGGTGTTCCGACTGGCCATCGTGCAGTCCAAGGACCATTCCGATTCCATCGTAGCCACCGCCCAGGACGTGCCGGACCGCAACGCCGCCGAGGCCCTGAAAGGGGCCAAGGTCTTCGTCGCACGGTCCAGCTTTCCGTCGACCGCCGAAGACGAGTACTACTGGGTCGACCTGATCGGCCTGGCGGTGGTCAACCGCGAGGGCGAGGCCATGGGCGTGGTGCGCGAGCTCATGTCGACCGGCCCGCAGACGGTGCTGGTTCTCGATTTCGAAGCCGACGGCAAGCCGCAGGAACGCATGATTCCCTTCGTCTCGGCCTACGTCGACAAGGTCGATCTGCCCGGCCGGGTCATCACCGTCGACTGGCAGGCCGACTACTAG